A DNA window from Streptomyces sp. CA-278952 contains the following coding sequences:
- a CDS encoding lipoate--protein ligase family protein: protein MHGEYKVPGGKLVVVDLEVAGGALRNVRVAGDFFLEPDEAILAIDAALEGAPANTDTAGLAARIEAALPDFTVMLGLSAEGVAIAVRRALAQATEWSDYDWQLIHEAPQSPALHMALDEVITAEVAAGLRPPTLRVWEWDSPAVIIGSFQSLRNEVDPTGVERHGVNVVRRISGGGAMFAEPSSTITYSLAVPQSLVSGLSFADSYAYLDDWVLEALADMGIKAWYQPLNDIATEVGKIAGAAQKRMVGPDGGPGAVLHHVTMAYDIDADKMLEVLRIGKEKMSDKGTRSAKKRVDPLRRQTGLPRQTVIERMIESFRKRHGLTAGSVTDAELARAEELVRTKFGTPEWTARVP, encoded by the coding sequence GTGCACGGTGAGTACAAGGTTCCCGGCGGCAAGCTGGTCGTGGTGGACCTGGAGGTGGCGGGCGGGGCGTTGCGGAACGTCCGTGTCGCCGGGGACTTCTTCCTCGAACCCGACGAGGCGATCCTGGCGATCGACGCGGCGCTGGAGGGCGCCCCGGCCAACACCGACACGGCCGGGCTCGCGGCCCGGATCGAGGCGGCGCTGCCCGACTTCACGGTGATGCTCGGGCTGAGCGCGGAGGGTGTCGCCATCGCCGTACGCCGGGCGCTCGCGCAGGCCACGGAGTGGAGCGACTACGACTGGCAGCTGATCCACGAGGCCCCGCAGTCGCCCGCCCTGCACATGGCGCTGGACGAGGTCATCACCGCCGAGGTCGCGGCGGGGCTCCGGCCGCCGACACTGCGGGTCTGGGAGTGGGACTCCCCCGCCGTGATCATCGGCAGCTTCCAGTCGCTGCGCAACGAGGTGGACCCGACGGGCGTCGAGCGGCACGGCGTGAACGTCGTACGCCGGATCTCCGGCGGCGGCGCGATGTTCGCCGAGCCCAGCTCCACCATCACCTACTCGCTCGCCGTCCCGCAGTCCCTGGTCTCCGGGCTGTCGTTCGCCGACAGCTACGCCTACCTGGACGACTGGGTCCTCGAAGCCCTCGCCGACATGGGCATCAAGGCCTGGTACCAGCCGCTCAACGACATCGCCACCGAGGTCGGCAAGATCGCCGGGGCCGCGCAGAAGCGGATGGTCGGGCCGGACGGCGGACCGGGAGCCGTGCTGCACCACGTGACCATGGCGTACGACATCGACGCCGACAAGATGCTGGAGGTGCTGCGGATCGGCAAGGAGAAGATGTCCGACAAGGGCACCCGCTCCGCGAAGAAGCGCGTCGATCCGCTGCGACGGCAGACCGGGCTCCCCCGCCAGACCGTCATCGAGCGCATGATCGAATCGTTCCGCAAGCGTCACGGGCTCACCGCGGGCAGCGTGACGGACGCCGAGCTGGCGCGCGCCGAGGAGCTCGTACGGACGAAGTTCGGTACGCCGGAGTGGACGGCCAGGGTGCCGTAG
- a CDS encoding molybdopterin-dependent oxidoreductase, with product MTTVSITRKTLTRSTLAALSGLLAGFASLAVAELVSAAVRPEASPVTAVGGAAIDRTPAGVKDWAIRNFGEDDKLVLQLGIVLTLALFALAVGLLALRHRRAGSAAVLLFGVVGAAAAVSRPDSTGLVDGLPSLLGAVMGAGLLYVLIGRLTSPHRDTGDEQDREQANEPEHEAGWDRRGFVIAATAAAAASTAAGAVGRALNSRSSQNAVASRESVTLPKPASPAKPIPAGAQLRVRGISPFTTPNDSFYRVDTALVVPKVDAGSWRLRVHGKGVRRDLEFTYQDLLERPLIEREITLCCVSNEVGGPYIGHARWIGVRLADLLKEAGVKPPSRGGQADQIIARSVDGMTLGTPVEDVMDGRDAMLAVGMNGEPLPFVNGFPVRMLVPGLYGYVSACKWIEDIELTTFDDYDAYWVKRDWAREAPIKTQSRIDTPKPFGRPKAGTVMVAGVAWAQHRGIEKVEIRVDDGPWRPAQLAEQGTVDTWRQWSYPWKATPGGHTLTVRATDRTGELQTEERTKTVPDGASGWHSVVVTVD from the coding sequence ATGACGACCGTGAGTATCACCCGGAAAACCCTGACCCGCTCCACGCTGGCCGCCCTGAGCGGACTGCTCGCGGGCTTCGCCTCGCTGGCCGTCGCCGAGCTCGTCTCGGCGGCCGTCCGGCCCGAGGCGAGTCCGGTGACGGCGGTCGGCGGAGCGGCCATCGACCGGACGCCCGCCGGTGTGAAGGACTGGGCGATCCGGAACTTCGGCGAGGACGACAAGCTCGTCCTGCAACTCGGCATCGTGCTCACGCTCGCCCTCTTCGCCCTCGCCGTCGGCCTGTTGGCGCTGCGGCACCGGCGGGCCGGCTCCGCGGCCGTCCTGCTCTTCGGCGTGGTCGGCGCGGCGGCCGCCGTCAGCAGGCCGGACTCCACGGGCCTCGTGGACGGTCTGCCGTCGCTGCTGGGGGCGGTCATGGGGGCCGGGCTGCTGTACGTCCTCATCGGCCGGCTCACCAGCCCGCACCGCGACACCGGCGACGAGCAGGACCGCGAGCAGGCCAACGAGCCGGAGCACGAGGCCGGTTGGGACCGGCGGGGCTTCGTGATCGCCGCCACCGCCGCGGCCGCCGCGTCCACGGCGGCCGGTGCCGTCGGCCGCGCGCTGAACAGCCGAAGCAGCCAGAACGCCGTAGCGTCCCGCGAGTCCGTGACACTGCCGAAGCCGGCCTCGCCCGCGAAGCCGATCCCGGCGGGCGCACAGCTCAGGGTCCGCGGCATCAGCCCCTTCACCACCCCGAACGACTCCTTCTACCGGGTGGACACCGCGCTCGTGGTTCCCAAGGTCGACGCGGGCTCCTGGCGGCTCCGCGTCCACGGCAAGGGCGTACGCAGGGACCTGGAGTTCACCTACCAGGACCTGCTGGAACGCCCCTTGATCGAACGCGAGATCACGCTCTGCTGCGTCTCCAACGAGGTCGGCGGACCCTACATCGGTCACGCCCGGTGGATCGGCGTGCGCCTGGCCGACCTGCTCAAGGAGGCGGGCGTCAAGCCGCCGTCCCGAGGCGGCCAGGCCGACCAGATCATCGCCCGCTCGGTGGACGGCATGACGCTCGGCACCCCCGTCGAGGACGTCATGGACGGCCGGGACGCGATGCTCGCCGTCGGCATGAACGGCGAACCGCTGCCCTTCGTCAACGGGTTCCCCGTCCGGATGCTCGTCCCCGGCCTGTACGGGTACGTCTCCGCCTGCAAGTGGATCGAGGACATCGAACTCACCACGTTCGACGACTACGACGCCTACTGGGTGAAGCGCGACTGGGCGCGCGAGGCCCCGATCAAGACCCAGTCCCGGATCGACACCCCCAAGCCCTTCGGGCGCCCGAAGGCCGGCACGGTGATGGTGGCCGGAGTGGCCTGGGCCCAGCACCGCGGCATCGAGAAGGTCGAGATCCGGGTGGACGACGGTCCCTGGCGGCCGGCGCAACTCGCCGAACAGGGCACCGTCGACACCTGGCGCCAGTGGTCCTACCCCTGGAAGGCGACCCCCGGTGGCCACACCCTGACCGTCCGCGCCACCGACCGCACCGGCGAGCTCCAGACCGAGGAGCGCACCAAGACCGTCCCCGACGGTGCGAGCGGCTGGCACTCCGTCGTGGTGACCGTCGACTGA
- a CDS encoding NADP-dependent isocitrate dehydrogenase, with protein sequence MTDSTIIYTHTDEAPALATYSFLPVVEAYASTAGVTVERRDISLAGRIIASFPEHLKAEQRIDDALAELGELARTPGANIIKLPNISASIPQLKAAIAELQEQGYALPDYPDDPRTDEAEDVRARYDKVKGSAVNPVLREGNSDRRAPASVKNYAKAHPHRMGAWSADSKTNVATMGVDDFRSTEKSAVIAEDGSLRIELHGDDGATTVLRESVPVLEGEVVDAAVMRVAALREFFTAQVARAKAEGVLFSVHLKATMMKVSDPIIFGHAVRAFFPNTFAKYGDQLAAAGLTPNDGLGGILKGLDSLPDVGADIQASFEAELAEGPALAMVDSDKGITNLHVPSDVIVDASMPAMIRTSGHMWGPDGDEADTIAVLPDSSYAGVYQVVIDDCRANGAFDPSTMGSVPNVGLMAQKAEEYGSHDKTFEIPATGTVRVVDASGAVVLEQAVGAGDIFRMCQTKDLPIQDWVKLAVTRARATGNPAVFWLDETRAHDANLIAKVTTYLADHDTDGLDISIKSPVEATAFSLERIRRGEDTISVTGNVLRDYLTDLFPILELGTSAKMLSVVPLMNGGGLFETGAGGSAPKHVQQLVKENYLRWDSLGEFLALAVSFEHLATTTDNARAQVLADTLDRATGTFLNEDKSPSRRLGGIDNRGSHFYLALYWAQELAGQTDDAKLAEAFAPLAKTLAEQEETIVAELIAVQGSPAEIGGYFQPDPAKAEAIMRPSATFNQAIASLA encoded by the coding sequence GTGACTGACTCGACCATCATCTATACGCACACCGACGAGGCCCCTGCCCTGGCGACCTACTCGTTCCTGCCCGTCGTCGAGGCCTATGCCTCGACCGCAGGCGTCACGGTCGAGCGCCGTGACATCTCCCTCGCGGGCCGGATCATCGCCAGTTTCCCGGAGCACCTCAAGGCCGAGCAGCGTATCGATGACGCTCTCGCCGAGCTCGGCGAGCTGGCCAGGACGCCCGGCGCGAACATCATCAAGCTGCCGAACATCTCGGCGTCGATCCCGCAGCTCAAGGCCGCCATCGCCGAGCTCCAGGAGCAGGGCTACGCGCTTCCGGACTACCCGGACGACCCGCGGACCGACGAGGCCGAGGACGTTCGCGCCCGGTACGACAAGGTCAAGGGCAGCGCCGTGAACCCGGTGCTGCGCGAGGGCAACTCCGACCGCCGCGCCCCCGCGTCCGTCAAGAACTACGCCAAGGCCCACCCGCACCGCATGGGCGCCTGGAGCGCCGACTCGAAGACGAACGTCGCCACGATGGGCGTCGACGACTTCCGCTCCACCGAGAAGTCCGCGGTCATCGCCGAGGACGGCTCGCTCCGTATCGAGCTCCACGGCGACGACGGCGCCACCACCGTGCTCCGCGAGTCCGTACCCGTCCTCGAGGGCGAGGTCGTCGACGCGGCCGTCATGCGCGTCGCCGCGCTGCGCGAGTTCTTCACCGCGCAGGTCGCCCGCGCCAAGGCCGAGGGCGTGCTGTTCTCCGTGCACCTCAAGGCCACCATGATGAAGGTCTCCGACCCGATCATCTTCGGCCACGCGGTCCGCGCCTTCTTCCCGAACACCTTCGCCAAGTACGGCGACCAGCTCGCCGCGGCGGGCCTCACCCCGAACGACGGCCTGGGCGGCATCCTCAAGGGCCTGGACTCGCTGCCGGACGTCGGCGCCGACATCCAGGCGTCCTTCGAGGCCGAGCTCGCCGAGGGCCCCGCCCTCGCGATGGTCGACTCCGACAAGGGCATCACCAACCTGCACGTCCCCAGCGACGTCATCGTCGACGCCTCGATGCCCGCCATGATCCGCACCTCGGGTCACATGTGGGGTCCGGACGGCGACGAGGCCGACACCATCGCCGTCCTCCCGGACAGCAGCTACGCCGGTGTCTACCAGGTCGTCATCGACGACTGCCGCGCCAACGGCGCCTTCGACCCGTCGACCATGGGCTCCGTGCCCAACGTCGGTCTGATGGCGCAGAAGGCCGAGGAGTACGGCAGCCACGACAAGACCTTCGAGATCCCCGCCACCGGCACCGTGCGCGTCGTCGACGCGAGCGGCGCGGTCGTGCTGGAGCAGGCCGTCGGCGCCGGCGACATCTTCCGGATGTGCCAGACCAAGGACCTGCCGATCCAGGACTGGGTCAAGCTCGCCGTCACCCGCGCCCGCGCCACCGGCAACCCGGCCGTGTTCTGGCTGGACGAGACCCGCGCGCACGACGCCAACCTGATCGCCAAGGTCACCACGTACCTCGCCGACCACGACACGGACGGCCTGGACATCTCCATCAAGTCCCCGGTCGAGGCCACGGCCTTCTCCCTGGAGCGCATCCGCCGCGGCGAGGACACCATCTCCGTCACCGGCAACGTGCTCCGCGACTACCTCACCGACCTCTTCCCGATCCTGGAGCTCGGCACCAGCGCGAAGATGCTCTCCGTCGTCCCGCTGATGAACGGCGGCGGCCTCTTCGAGACCGGCGCGGGCGGCTCGGCCCCCAAGCACGTCCAGCAGCTCGTCAAGGAGAACTACCTCCGCTGGGACAGCCTGGGCGAGTTCCTGGCCCTCGCGGTCAGCTTCGAGCACCTGGCGACCACCACGGACAACGCGCGGGCGCAGGTCCTGGCCGACACCCTGGACCGGGCGACGGGCACCTTCCTCAACGAGGACAAGTCCCCGAGCCGTCGCCTCGGCGGTATCGACAACCGCGGCAGCCACTTCTACCTGGCCCTGTACTGGGCCCAGGAGCTGGCGGGGCAGACCGACGACGCGAAGCTCGCCGAGGCGTTCGCGCCGCTCGCCAAGACGCTGGCCGAGCAGGAGGAGACCATCGTCGCCGAGCTGATCGCGGTGCAGGGCTCCCCGGCCGAGATCGGCGGCTACTTCCAGCCCGACCCGGCCAAGGCCGAGGCGATCATGCGCCCGTCCGCCACGTTCAACCAGGCCATCGCGTCCCTCGCCTGA
- a CDS encoding electron transfer flavoprotein subunit beta/FixA family protein encodes MSLRIVVCVKYVPDATGDRRFADDLTLDREDVDGLLSELDEYAVEQALQIADGADDAEITVVTVGPEDAKDALRKALSMGADKAVHVEDDDLHGSDVMGTSLVLAKAVEKAGYDLVICGMASTDGVMGVLPALLAERLGVPQVTLLSEVAVDGGVVTGRRDGDTASEQLQASLPAVVSVTDQSGEARYPSFKGIMAAKKKPVESWDLGDLDLEADEVGLAGAWTAVDSATERPARTAGTIVKDEGEGGRQLAGFLVGQKFI; translated from the coding sequence GTGAGCTTGAGGATCGTTGTCTGTGTGAAGTACGTGCCCGACGCGACCGGTGACCGGCGTTTCGCCGATGACCTGACGCTGGACCGTGAGGATGTCGACGGTCTGTTGTCGGAGCTGGACGAGTACGCGGTCGAGCAGGCGTTGCAGATCGCTGACGGGGCGGACGATGCGGAGATCACCGTGGTGACGGTGGGTCCGGAGGATGCCAAGGACGCGTTGCGCAAGGCGTTGTCGATGGGTGCGGACAAGGCGGTTCACGTCGAGGACGACGATCTGCACGGCAGTGATGTGATGGGTACGTCGCTGGTGCTGGCGAAGGCTGTGGAGAAGGCCGGGTATGACCTGGTGATCTGTGGGATGGCGTCCACGGACGGTGTGATGGGGGTGCTGCCGGCCCTCCTCGCGGAGCGTCTGGGTGTGCCGCAGGTGACGTTGCTGTCGGAGGTCGCGGTGGACGGGGGTGTGGTGACCGGGCGTCGTGACGGTGACACCGCGTCCGAACAGCTTCAGGCCTCGCTCCCGGCGGTGGTGTCGGTGACCGACCAGTCCGGTGAGGCCCGCTACCCGTCGTTCAAGGGGATCATGGCGGCGAAGAAGAAGCCGGTCGAGTCCTGGGATCTGGGCGATCTGGACCTGGAGGCGGACGAGGTCGGTCTCGCGGGTGCGTGGACGGCGGTCGACTCCGCCACGGAGCGTCCGGCGCGGACGGCGGGCACGATCGTGAAGGACGAGGGTGAGGGCGGCAGGCAGCTCGCCGGGTTCCTCGTGGGCCAGAAGTTCATCTAG
- a CDS encoding lysine N(6)-hydroxylase/L-ornithine N(5)-oxygenase family protein, whose product MTPGPRTPPLDLLGVGAGPFNLSLAALADGVPGLRTVFHEQRSAFHWHPGLLIEGATLQVPFLADLVSLVEPTSPWSYLNYLKTRRRLFPFYFAEQLHIQRSEFDNYLRWVSTELPATRFGHRVDTVAWDPGQDAFAVEFTRLGPDGETLTTGLAHARNLALGVGTAPHVPEPLRELVRDPAALVLHSADYLSQRNRLLAARHITVVGSGQSGAEVLLDLLRSRPEGAEGLTWLARTPAFAPMEYSKIGLEQFTPDYTRYFHGLPQATRDRLLPRQWQLYKGVSGDTLGDIHDELYRRSLGGSWPDVTLTPGIEVTGAAATGAGRIELDVEHGQQEARGRLVTDAVVLATGYRERPVDTLLAALDPYIVRDEAGRPQVDAAQRLVLAPETAGSVFVQNAERHTHGVGAPDLGLAAWRSAVIVNALTGKEFYPLPERTAFTTFGLGAQDRDDRDPASRPAGERR is encoded by the coding sequence ATGACGCCCGGACCGCGCACGCCGCCCCTCGACCTGCTGGGCGTGGGGGCAGGGCCCTTCAACCTTTCGCTCGCCGCGCTCGCCGACGGCGTTCCCGGGCTGCGCACCGTCTTCCACGAACAGCGTTCCGCCTTCCACTGGCACCCCGGGCTGCTGATCGAGGGCGCAACACTCCAAGTGCCTTTCCTGGCAGACCTGGTGAGCCTCGTCGAGCCCACCAGCCCCTGGTCCTACCTCAATTACCTCAAGACCCGCCGCAGGCTGTTCCCCTTCTACTTCGCCGAGCAACTCCACATCCAACGCTCCGAGTTCGACAACTATCTGCGCTGGGTGAGTACCGAGCTTCCCGCAACCCGCTTCGGCCACCGGGTCGACACGGTGGCCTGGGACCCCGGACAGGACGCATTCGCCGTTGAGTTCACCCGGCTGGGACCCGACGGGGAGACGCTCACCACCGGGCTCGCCCACGCCCGCAACCTCGCCCTCGGCGTCGGCACGGCCCCCCACGTCCCCGAACCGCTGCGGGAGCTGGTCCGGGACCCGGCCGCGCTGGTGCTGCACTCCGCCGACTACCTCTCCCAGCGGAACCGGCTGCTGGCCGCCCGCCACATCACCGTCGTCGGCTCGGGCCAGTCGGGTGCCGAGGTCCTGCTGGACCTGCTGCGGTCCCGGCCCGAGGGGGCGGAGGGCCTGACCTGGCTGGCCCGTACGCCCGCGTTCGCGCCCATGGAGTACAGCAAGATCGGCCTGGAGCAGTTCACCCCCGACTACACCCGCTACTTCCACGGGCTTCCGCAGGCGACCCGGGACCGGCTGCTGCCCCGTCAGTGGCAGTTGTACAAGGGCGTCAGCGGGGACACGCTCGGGGACATCCACGACGAGCTGTACCGGCGCAGCCTCGGCGGAAGCTGGCCCGACGTCACCCTCACCCCCGGCATCGAGGTCACCGGCGCTGCCGCCACCGGGGCGGGGCGCATCGAGCTGGACGTCGAGCACGGGCAGCAGGAGGCGCGCGGCCGGCTCGTCACGGACGCCGTGGTCCTCGCCACCGGATACCGGGAGCGCCCCGTCGACACGCTGCTCGCCGCTCTCGACCCGTACATCGTCCGCGACGAGGCCGGGCGTCCGCAGGTCGACGCGGCCCAACGGCTCGTTCTGGCACCGGAGACAGCCGGCTCCGTCTTCGTGCAGAACGCCGAACGGCACACGCATGGCGTCGGGGCACCGGACCTGGGCCTGGCCGCCTGGCGTTCCGCCGTCATCGTCAACGCGCTGACGGGCAAGGAGTTCTACCCGCTGCCCGAACGCACCGCCTTCACCACGTTCGGCCTCGGCGCACAGGACCGCGACGACCGGGATCCCGCCTCGCGTCCGGCCGGGGAACGGCGGTGA
- a CDS encoding pyridoxal phosphate-dependent decarboxylase family protein, with the protein MSDGTQPGPGPAGPRKGLVAGGAHGPGRLRALTAIVLDALEKAAPARGGPLPAGGPEGVALNTLALCAPVLPEEGIGSEAALGELVRAVAEGAADPADPACVAHLHCPPLAVAVAADLAGAALNPSMDSWDQAPAAGVIEELTTAALARLVHPEAPAPDALITSGGTESNLVALLLARERAASGVLRVVTGANAHHSVHRAAWMLGLPAPVVIACRDGRMDPAALDDALAALGGAPLLVVATAGTTDEGRIDPLPEIARVAERHAAQLHVDAAYGGPLLFSERLAPLLAGLEQAASVTFDLHKLGWQPVAAGVLAVADAAMLAPLSLRADYLNADDDTEAGLPDLLGRSIRTTRRPDALKMAVTFRALGRRGLGELVEHCVRTAQEFGRAVDARPALRRRPGDIGISTVLFRPAVADALPDEAGDAVVAAVRRTLLAEGRAVLGRAVAEDRDGPRRLWLKATLLHPDAATADLLPLLDLVTAAADRAVAEARVAGARVVEARVVEARVAEDADAPVAERLSP; encoded by the coding sequence GTGAGCGACGGTACGCAGCCGGGTCCCGGCCCGGCAGGTCCGCGGAAGGGGCTCGTCGCGGGCGGCGCGCACGGGCCGGGCCGGCTACGGGCCCTCACCGCGATCGTCCTGGACGCGCTGGAGAAGGCCGCCCCGGCCCGGGGCGGCCCGCTGCCCGCCGGAGGGCCCGAGGGCGTGGCCCTGAACACCCTCGCCCTCTGCGCCCCGGTCCTGCCGGAGGAGGGCATCGGGTCCGAGGCCGCGCTCGGGGAGCTGGTCCGCGCGGTAGCGGAAGGCGCCGCCGACCCGGCCGACCCCGCCTGCGTCGCCCATCTGCACTGCCCGCCGCTCGCCGTCGCCGTCGCGGCGGACCTGGCCGGGGCAGCCCTCAACCCCTCCATGGACTCCTGGGACCAGGCGCCCGCCGCCGGGGTGATCGAAGAGCTGACCACGGCCGCACTGGCCCGCCTGGTCCACCCGGAGGCCCCCGCCCCCGACGCCCTCATCACCAGCGGCGGCACCGAGTCCAACCTGGTCGCCCTGCTCCTCGCCCGGGAGCGGGCAGCCTCCGGCGTCCTGCGGGTGGTGACCGGCGCCAACGCCCACCACAGCGTCCACCGCGCAGCGTGGATGCTCGGTCTGCCCGCCCCCGTGGTCATCGCCTGCCGCGACGGCCGGATGGACCCTGCCGCCCTCGACGACGCCCTGGCCGCCCTCGGCGGGGCGCCGCTGCTGGTCGTCGCCACCGCGGGGACCACCGACGAGGGGCGCATCGACCCGCTGCCGGAGATCGCCCGCGTCGCCGAGCGGCACGCGGCCCAGCTCCACGTCGATGCCGCCTACGGCGGTCCGCTGCTGTTCAGCGAGCGGCTGGCCCCCCTGCTCGCGGGCCTGGAGCAGGCCGCCTCCGTAACGTTCGACCTGCACAAACTCGGCTGGCAGCCGGTCGCCGCCGGAGTGCTGGCCGTCGCGGACGCCGCGATGCTCGCGCCGCTGTCCCTGCGCGCCGACTACCTCAACGCCGACGACGACACCGAGGCGGGACTCCCGGATCTGCTGGGCCGCTCGATCCGCACCACCCGGCGCCCCGACGCCTTGAAGATGGCGGTCACCTTCCGGGCGCTCGGCCGCCGGGGGCTCGGCGAACTGGTGGAGCACTGCGTGCGTACGGCACAGGAGTTCGGCCGGGCCGTCGACGCCCGCCCCGCGCTGCGCCGCCGCCCCGGCGACATCGGGATCAGCACCGTGCTGTTCCGCCCCGCGGTGGCCGACGCGCTGCCGGACGAGGCCGGCGACGCCGTGGTCGCCGCTGTCCGCCGTACCCTGCTCGCCGAGGGGCGCGCCGTCCTCGGCCGTGCGGTGGCGGAAGACCGTGACGGCCCGCGCCGCCTGTGGCTGAAGGCCACACTGCTGCACCCGGACGCGGCGACTGCCGACCTGCTGCCCCTGCTCGACCTCGTCACGGCGGCGGCGGACCGTGCGGTGGCCGAAGCCCGGGTGGCCGGAGCTCGGGTGGTCGAAGCTCGGGTGGTCGAAGCTCGGGTGGCCGAAGATGCCGATGCCCCCGTGGCGGAAAGGCTGTCGCCATGA
- a CDS encoding electron transfer flavoprotein subunit alpha/FixB family protein, which translates to MAEVLVLVDHVDGAVRKPTLELLTLARRIGDPVAVALGAGAEATAAVLGEHGAVRVLTADAPEFAEYLVVPKVDALQAAFDAVGPAAVLLVSSAEGKEIAARLALRVGSGIITDATDVEAGEQGPVATQAAFAASYTTKSRVSRGVPVITVKPNSAPVEPAPAAGALEALAVSFGGTATGTKVTGRTPRESTGRPELTEAAIVVSGGRGVNGAENFPLIEALADSLGAAVGASRAAVDAGWYPHTSQVGQTGKSVSPQLYIASGISGAIQHRAGMQTSKTIVAINKDAEAPIFELVDYGVVGDLFTVVPQLTEEINTRKG; encoded by the coding sequence ATGGCTGAAGTTCTTGTTCTGGTCGATCACGTGGACGGTGCGGTCCGTAAGCCCACCCTGGAGCTGCTGACGCTGGCGCGTCGGATCGGTGACCCGGTCGCGGTGGCGCTGGGTGCCGGCGCCGAGGCGACCGCCGCGGTGCTGGGTGAGCACGGTGCGGTGAGGGTCCTGACCGCGGATGCCCCGGAGTTCGCGGAGTACCTGGTGGTGCCGAAGGTGGACGCGCTGCAGGCCGCGTTCGACGCGGTCGGGCCGGCGGCGGTGCTGTTGGTGTCGTCCGCCGAGGGCAAGGAGATCGCGGCCCGCCTCGCTCTGCGGGTCGGATCCGGGATCATCACGGATGCCACCGATGTGGAGGCCGGTGAGCAGGGCCCGGTCGCGACGCAGGCCGCGTTCGCCGCCTCGTACACGACGAAGTCCCGGGTGTCGCGGGGTGTTCCGGTGATCACGGTGAAGCCGAACTCGGCGCCCGTGGAGCCGGCCCCGGCCGCGGGCGCCCTGGAGGCGCTGGCGGTGTCGTTCGGTGGGACGGCGACGGGAACGAAGGTCACCGGGCGGACGCCGCGTGAGTCGACGGGCCGCCCGGAGCTGACGGAGGCGGCGATCGTGGTCTCGGGTGGCCGTGGGGTCAACGGTGCGGAGAACTTCCCGCTGATCGAGGCGCTCGCGGACTCCCTGGGGGCGGCTGTGGGTGCGTCGCGTGCCGCGGTCGACGCGGGCTGGTACCCGCACACCTCCCAGGTCGGGCAGACGGGCAAGTCGGTCTCGCCGCAGCTGTACATCGCTTCGGGGATCTCCGGCGCGATCCAGCACCGGGCGGGTATGCAGACCTCGAAGACGATCGTCGCGATCAACAAGGACGCCGAGGCCCCGATCTTCGAGCTCGTCGACTACGGCGTCGTCGGCGACCTCTTCACGGTCGTGCCCCAGCTCACCGAAGAGATCAACACCCGCAAGGGCTGA
- the cobF gene encoding precorrin-6A synthase (deacetylating) encodes MSVAPRHLLVIGMGAGDPDHLTLAAVKAMRRADVFFVLGKGKEKDALTRLRRDVLDAHLTGPYRVVEAEDPWRDRTQQDAGRYTSAVHDWRHRRADICEHLIVEELAPGQCGAFLVWGDPSLYDSTLAILDDILGRGTVEFGHEVIPGISSVSALAARHRVTLNRVGRPVHITPGRRLAQGFPEDCDLVVMLDGHESFTQLTGRGWWIHWGAYIGTPEEILVSGPLDEVAGRISGLRAEARERHGWIMDTYLLSRTPGAGGD; translated from the coding sequence ATGAGCGTCGCACCCCGTCACCTCCTCGTCATCGGCATGGGCGCCGGCGACCCCGACCACCTCACGCTCGCCGCGGTGAAGGCCATGCGCCGGGCCGACGTCTTCTTCGTGCTGGGAAAGGGCAAGGAGAAGGACGCGCTGACCCGGCTGCGGCGGGACGTCCTCGACGCACACCTGACCGGCCCCTACCGCGTCGTCGAGGCCGAGGACCCGTGGCGGGACCGCACCCAGCAGGACGCCGGGCGCTACACCTCGGCGGTGCACGACTGGCGCCACCGCCGCGCCGACATCTGCGAACACCTGATCGTCGAGGAGCTCGCACCGGGGCAGTGCGGAGCCTTCCTGGTGTGGGGCGACCCGTCCCTGTACGACAGCACCCTCGCGATCCTCGACGACATTCTGGGCCGGGGCACGGTGGAATTCGGCCATGAGGTGATCCCCGGCATCAGCAGCGTCTCCGCCCTCGCCGCCCGGCACCGCGTCACCCTGAACCGGGTCGGCCGCCCCGTCCACATCACTCCCGGGCGTCGTCTCGCGCAGGGATTCCCCGAGGACTGCGACCTCGTCGTGATGCTCGACGGCCACGAGAGTTTCACGCAGCTGACGGGCAGGGGGTGGTGGATCCACTGGGGCGCCTACATCGGGACCCCGGAAGAGATCCTGGTCTCCGGCCCGCTCGACGAGGTGGCCGGCCGGATCAGCGGGCTGCGCGCGGAGGCCCGCGAACGGCACGGCTGGATCATGGACACCTACCTGCTGAGCCGGACGCCCGGCGCGGGCGGCGACTGA